One Undibacter mobilis genomic region harbors:
- a CDS encoding 3-hydroxyacyl-CoA dehydrogenase NAD-binding domain-containing protein, translating to MSKAVAVIGAGTIGASWAAIFLAQGNDVRASDPSPQGEAFARRFIANAWPTLETLGWVVPGASQDRFSFHTSPTEACEGVSFVQESGPEREDIKIETFKEIDAATAPDVVIASSSSGLLISRVTVKCTHPERCVIGHPFNPPHLIPLVEVVAGEKTSQAAVDKAMEFYRSIGKHPIHIKKEVKGHVANRLQAALWREAVSLVADGVCSVADADAAIAYGPGLRWALMGPHLTFHLAGGEGGMTHFMNHLTPALQTWMDDMRNPRVLDYKQLIIDGVTEEAGNRSIADLQKWRDRKLIDILKVSSAP from the coding sequence ATGTCGAAAGCCGTCGCCGTTATCGGAGCCGGAACGATTGGCGCCAGTTGGGCCGCGATCTTTCTGGCGCAAGGCAATGACGTGCGTGCGAGCGATCCGTCACCGCAGGGCGAGGCCTTCGCGCGGCGCTTCATCGCCAATGCCTGGCCAACGCTGGAAACGCTGGGCTGGGTGGTGCCCGGCGCCAGCCAGGACCGCTTCTCGTTCCATACCTCACCAACCGAAGCCTGCGAGGGCGTCAGCTTCGTGCAGGAAAGCGGGCCGGAGCGCGAAGACATCAAGATCGAGACCTTCAAGGAAATCGACGCCGCAACCGCACCCGATGTCGTCATCGCCTCGAGTTCGTCCGGTCTGCTGATCTCGCGCGTGACGGTGAAGTGTACGCATCCGGAGCGTTGCGTCATCGGCCATCCGTTCAACCCGCCGCATCTCATTCCGCTGGTCGAAGTCGTTGCCGGCGAGAAGACATCGCAGGCTGCTGTCGACAAAGCGATGGAATTCTACCGTTCAATCGGCAAGCACCCGATCCACATCAAAAAGGAAGTGAAAGGCCACGTCGCCAACCGCCTGCAGGCTGCGCTGTGGCGCGAAGCGGTGAGTCTGGTCGCCGATGGCGTCTGCTCCGTCGCGGATGCCGATGCCGCCATTGCCTACGGTCCCGGCCTGCGCTGGGCTTTGATGGGCCCGCATCTGACCTTCCATCTCGCCGGCGGCGAAGGCGGCATGACGCATTTCATGAATCATCTCACGCCCGCCTTGCAGACCTGGATGGACGACATGCGCAATCCGCGTGTTCTCGACTACAAACAACTCATCATCGACGGCGTCACCGAAGAGGCCGGCAACCGCTCCATCGCCGATTTGCAGAAGTGGCGCGACCGCAAGCTGATCGATATCCTGAAAGTATCGAGCGCACCCTAA
- a CDS encoding 2-dehydropantoate 2-reductase, protein MSIAVVGLGGIGGTAAGLLARGGRHDVTACVRAPLTRLTVEGPDGAFEVPLKALTDPTDAQPVDWVLFCTKTHETASAGPWLQRLCTPATKVAALQNGIDHVERISPYANGAGIVPALVYYNGERLAPDRVRYKPVSANELVVPDDDNGRAFAALMSATPFHVLASADFVTLKWRKLLVNAVANPITALTLQRFVVFERSDIQDLSIAILDEAGRVARADGARLRDDESQRVLATVRGFGVDLSTSTYFDRLAGKPFEVESLTGAIVAAGKRHGIATPLNGMLLTLLRAISEQNARSQS, encoded by the coding sequence TTGAGCATCGCCGTCGTCGGTCTCGGCGGCATTGGTGGCACTGCCGCCGGTCTGCTGGCCCGCGGCGGACGTCACGACGTCACGGCCTGTGTGCGGGCGCCGCTGACGCGGCTCACGGTCGAAGGCCCCGATGGCGCCTTCGAGGTGCCGCTCAAGGCGTTGACCGATCCAACCGATGCCCAGCCGGTCGACTGGGTTCTGTTCTGCACCAAGACGCATGAGACGGCATCGGCCGGGCCATGGCTCCAGCGGCTATGTACGCCGGCGACGAAAGTCGCGGCCTTGCAGAATGGCATCGACCATGTCGAACGTATTTCGCCTTACGCCAATGGTGCGGGCATCGTGCCGGCGCTGGTCTATTACAACGGCGAGCGGCTGGCGCCGGATCGTGTGCGTTACAAGCCGGTGAGCGCCAATGAACTCGTTGTGCCGGACGACGACAACGGTCGCGCTTTCGCCGCGCTCATGAGCGCGACGCCGTTCCATGTTCTGGCGAGCGCGGATTTCGTCACGCTGAAATGGCGCAAGCTGCTGGTCAATGCCGTCGCAAATCCGATCACGGCGCTCACTTTGCAGCGCTTTGTTGTTTTCGAACGGTCCGATATCCAGGATCTGTCGATTGCGATACTCGACGAAGCGGGGCGGGTGGCTCGCGCCGATGGCGCGCGCTTGCGTGACGATGAAAGCCAGCGCGTGCTGGCGACGGTACGTGGCTTCGGTGTCGATCTGAGCACCTCAACCTATTTCGACCGGCTTGCCGGCAAGCCGTTTGAGGTCGAGTCGCTCACGGGCGCCATCGTCGCCGCCGGCAAGCGTCATGGCATCGCGACGCCGCTCAACGGCATGTTGCTGACGTTGCTGCGCGCGATCAGCGAGCAAAACGCCAGATCCCAAAGTTAG